Proteins encoded by one window of Synergistota bacterium:
- a CDS encoding sigma-70 family RNA polymerase sigma factor: protein MEEYLKALSKVKLLDPEEEDELWRRYKKEGDEESRAKIIESYQPLVFKILSKIGHPSELTLDLLQEGMVGLIEAVDRFEPGRGWKFYTFAYYRIRGCILNALTRKMPSWELLEEMEVEEPFNLDEGLISLGLGSLGEDDRRVIEDIYYKGKALRDVAREMGFSVSKIQRIHKRALKKLKEVLG from the coding sequence ATGGAAGAGTATCTCAAGGCCTTAAGTAAGGTTAAGCTTCTTGATCCTGAGGAAGAGGACGAGCTCTGGAGAAGATATAAGAAGGAGGGAGATGAGGAAAGCAGGGCTAAGATAATAGAGTCGTACCAGCCTCTTGTTTTTAAGATTTTGTCCAAGATAGGACATCCATCTGAGCTTACGCTTGATTTGCTTCAGGAAGGAATGGTGGGATTAATTGAGGCTGTGGATAGGTTCGAGCCGGGAAGGGGATGGAAGTTTTATACCTTTGCTTACTACAGGATAAGAGGTTGTATACTCAATGCCTTAACGAGGAAAATGCCCTCGTGGGAGCTTCTCGAGGAGATGGAAGTAGAAGAACCCTTTAATTTAGATGAGGGGCTTATTTCCCTTGGGCTTGGTTCACTTGGGGAAGACGATAGAAGAGTCATAGAGGATATATATTATAAAGGGAAAGCTTTAAGGGATGTTGCACGCGAGATGGGGTTTTCGGTGAGCAAGATTCAGAGAATTCATAAAAGGGCTTTGAAAAAGCTTAAGGAGGTTTTGGGATAA